Proteins from a single region of Theobroma cacao cultivar B97-61/B2 chromosome 10, Criollo_cocoa_genome_V2, whole genome shotgun sequence:
- the LOC18587393 gene encoding putative disease resistance RPP13-like protein 1, translating to MVVVSASLSGLLEKLASLRFSGFSFGHKRTDALFEQLQSTLLSVQALMHDAEEKQIENSSVKVWLRRLEDVFYDADDLLDEISYDAIKRDLEAASKTSKSWASIFGSASAQRYGKGIRSKMERIFAEIEQIAAERARFHLIEGTVSVSSDSVSTSFVDESVIVGREKDKTEIVSRLLQSDDASASVEAIGIIGMVGLGKTTLAQLAFNDNTVQKHFDLRAWVCVSDLYDIRKIMKTILEYATLGTSDFSDLNVLQSELSKRLSGRRFLLVLDDAWTENYRDWEILKAPLLSGARGSKILVTTRSVFVASVVPCSINYFLDLLGENDCWAIFAGYAFAGRGGKSEIERLEDIGKRIVQKCGGLPLAVKAIAGVLRLKRSREEWLQVLNSTPWELDVVGDLLPSLRLSYNHLPPFLKQCFAYCSMFPKDNKFDKEKLVLLWMAQGFLQQSHGATMEEVGFEYFDSLLKRSFFQQSGDLYITMHDLMHDLAQSVSERLCSILDLDYGMESAITNRTRHLLMIGKLDTPEKFWVIDQAKSLRTFFLINTSPDQLSPHLLKDLPVRQQQLRALSLPHCQITELPTAIGNLKHLRYLDLSHSALKRLPESLGTLYFLQTLILTNCSSLTMLPEGIVNLVNLRHLHIKGTGLLQMPEEMGRLTSLQTLTNFIVGWGGSQIKELGTLIDLRTLSLSELQNVSSASDASKACLNAKRYLNELQLEWSSISNDPTKEIEILRNLEPCKELKNLTIRYYGGIEFPSWLGDSFSNIVFLHLSDSNNCSSLPPLGQLPSLEHLIIERISGVTSIGHEFYSEDKPFQHLKRLKFEGMSRWEQWISPELEEGFEFPCLEELYIQNCPNLEGGLPESLPSLLKLEISNCQQLNAQLPKVPDSCKVKLYDCDQVQHRNEKMPLRSYDEVASQLSSTVADEISIHSYGGFSRSSSSLSKNLHDDPSTSKMSEIRKVADKHDDQIQTVSSEDGKQQFLSFASFKVSSITQLMDLPPDLLSLRIESCDALDSLPSGIKDRSFEELYIIDCISFKNFPQGHLTTSLKTLYIRNCRNLEFPQPKILNQFIILEDLCLGSSCDHLKSFPLNSLPNLKTLSLWDCKNLESLSIEKELQIDIKSLDALEIRDCPNLTTFPKEGLQALSLTSLVLSKCSKLKSLPRWMQSLISLQSLHINRCPELESLPSRGLPSSLNILCITFCDKITPQRAWELDKLDSLGHFEIEGGCKGLLSFPEDGLLPTNLKSLRISRLSNLKCLDENGLQQLTSLQTLEINCCNELRSLPEDGLPYSLSFLRITDCSLLNQKLQKRKGKEWLKIAHIASIHVDE from the exons ATGGTTGTGGTGTCTGCTTCGCTCTCGGGTCTGTTAGAGAAATTAGCTTCTCTTCGATTTTCGGGCTTCTCGTTCGGACATAAAAGGACTGATGCACTCTTCGAACAGTTGCAGTCCACATTGCTGTCTGTTCAAGCGCTGATGCACGACGCAGAGGAGAAACAGATCGAAAACAGCTCCGTGAAAGTTTGGCTGCGGAGATTGGAAGACGTTTTCTACGATGCAGATGACCTGCTGGATGAGATTTCATACGATGCCATAAAAAGGGATTTGGAAGCTGCATCTAAGACCTCCAAATCATGGGCTAGCATATTCGGGTCTGCTTCTGCGCAACGATATGGAAAAGGGATTAGATCAAAGATGGAGAGGATTTTTGCTGAGATTGAACAAATAGCTGCAGAGAGAGCAAGATTTCACCTTATAGAAGGTACGGTTTCAGTCTCATCCGACTCTGTTTCGACTTCTTTTGTGGATGAATCCGTTATCGTTGGCAGAGAGAAAGACAAGACTGAAATAGTTTCGCGGCTGTTGCAATCAGATGATGCAAGTGCAAGTGTTGAAGCGATTGGCATAATAGGCATGGTTGGGCTTGGTAAGACCACCCTCGCTCAGCTTGCGTTCAACGACAACACAGTGCAGAAGCATTTTGACCTCAGAGCATGGGTTTGTGTCTCGGATCTCTATGACATTCGCAAAATCATGAAAACAATTCTTGAGTACGCTACTTTGGGCACTTCTGATTTTAGTGATTTAAACGTACTTCAAAGTGAGTTGAGTAAGAGATTATCGGGTAGGAGATTTCTACTCGTCTTAGACGACGCTTGGACTGAGAATTATAGGGATTGGGAGATCCTAAAGGCTCCTCTCTTGTCTGGTGCCAGGGGAAGCAAGATCCTCGTAACCACACGTAGTGTATTTGTTGCGAGTGTGGTGCCCTGTtccattaattattttctgGATCTGCTGGGAGAAAATGACTGCTGGGCAATTTTCGCAGGATACGCATTTGCAGGTAGAGGAGGCAAAAGTGAAATTGAAAGGCTGGAGGACATTGGCAAGCGTATTGTGCAGAAATGCGGGGGTCTACCTTTGGCTGTAAAAGCAATTGCGGGGGTCTTGCGTTTGAAAAGGTCTCGTGAAGAATGGCTTCAAGTCCTCAACAGCACACCATGGGAACTGGATGTTGTAGGTGATCTTCTGCCATCTCTACGTTTGAGCTACAATCACCTCCCTCCATTTTTAAAGCAATGTTTTGCTTACTGTTCAATGTTTCCTAAAGACAATAAATTTGACAAGGAAAAACTAGTCCTTCTATGGATGGCACAAGGCTTTCTACAACAGTCCCATGGTGCCACAATGGAAGAGGTAGGTTTTGAATACTTCGACTCCTTATTGAAGAGGTCATTTTTTCAACAATCAGGGGATTTGTATATAACAATGCATGATCTTATGCATGATTTAGCCCAGTCAGTATCCGAGAGGCTCTGTTCAATATTGGATTTAGATTATGGAATGGAATCTGCAATAACTAATAGGACTCGCCATCTACTAATGATAGGCAAATTGGATACTCCTGAGAAATTTTGGGTCATTGATCAAGCTAAGAGCTTAAGGAccttttttctaattaatacTTCACCAGACCAATTAAGTCCTCACTTATTGAAGGATTTGCCGGTGAGACAACAACAGTTACGAGCTCTATCTTTACCTCACTGTCAAATTACTGAATTGCCTACTGCGATAGGAAATTTGAAACATCTTCGCTACTTAGACCTTTCTCACAGTGCATTAAAGAGGTTGCCTGAATCATTAGGTACTCTTTACTTTCTGCAAACACTGATATTGACAAACTGCTCATCTCTCACTATGTTGCCAGAAGGCATAGTTAATCTGGTTAACTTGCGACATCTCCACATTAAGGGAACTGGCTTGCTGCAGATGCCAGAAGAAATGGGCAGATTAACAAGCCTTCAGACTTTGACTAATTTTATTGTAGGCTGGGGTGGGTCACAGATTAAAGAATTGGGCACACTTATAGATCTTCGAACGTTGTCCCTTTCAGAGTTGCAAAATGTATCCTCTGCTTCTGATGCATCAAAGGCCTGTTTGAATGCCAAGAGATATCTTAATGAACTACAGTTGGAATGGAGCAGTATTAGCAATGATCCAACAaaggaaattgaaatattGAGGAATCTAGAGCCTTGTAAAGAGTTGAAAAACCTTACCATTAGATATTATGGTGGCATAGAGTTTCCATCTTGGTTGGGAGACTCCTTCTCAAATATCGTTTTTCTGCATCTCAGTGACAGCAACAATTGCTCATCTTTGCCACCATTAGGACAGCTGCCATCTCTTGAGCATCTCATTATTGAAAGGATTAGTGGAGTAACCAGCATTGGTCATGAGTTCTATAGTGAAGATAAACCATTCCAGCATCTGAAGAGATTAAAATTTGAAGGAATGTCACGTTGGGAGCAGTGGATATCTCCTGAACTTGAAGAAGGATTTGAATTTCCCTGCCTGGAGGAGCTTTACATTCAAAACTGTCCAAATCTGGAGGGTGGTTTACCTGAGAGCCTTCCTTCTTTGTTGAAACTGGAAATCTCTAACTGTCAGCAGCTTAATGCTCAACTTCCAAAGGTTCCAGATAGCTGTAAAGTGAAGTTATATGACTGTGATCAGGTGCAGCATAGAAATGAAAAGATGCCATTGAGAAGTTATGATGAAGTAGCATCACAGTTGTCGTCCACTGTGGCTGATGAGATTTCAATCCATTCATATGGTGGCTTTTCTAGATCATCATCCTCATTAAGTAAGAACTTGCATGATGATCCCTCAACATCAAAGATGTCTGAGATTCGAAAAGTTGCTGACAAACATGATGATCAGATTCAGACTGTGTCAAGTGAAGATGGGAAGCAGCAGTTCCTTTCCTTTGCAAGTTTCAAAGTTTCAAGCATTACACAGTTAATGGATTTGCCACCTGACTTGCTTAGCCTTAGAATTGAAAGCTGTGATGCCTTAGACTCTCTACCCTCTGGAATAAAGGACAGATCTTTTGAAGAATTGTATATCATTGATTGTATTTCATTCAAGAACTTCCCTCAAGGTCATCTAACCACTTCcttgaaaacactttacatcCGTAACTGCAGAAACTTAGAGTTTCCCCAACCAAAGATATTGAACCAGTTCATAATCCTCGAAGATTTATGTTTAGGGAGTAGTTGTGATCATCTCAAGTCCTTCCCCTTGAATTCCCTCCCAAACCTTAAAACTCTAAGTCTCTGGGACTGCAAAAATCTTGAATCTCTTTCAATTGAGAAGGAATTGCAGATTGATATAAAGTCACTTGATGCCTTGGAAATTAGGGATTGTCCTAATTTGACAACATTTCCTAAAGAGGGATTGCAAGCCCTAAGCTTGACATCACTTGTTTTGTCCAAATGCAGCAAACTAAAATCTCTGCCAAGATGGATGCAAAGCCTCATATCTCTTCAGTCACTGCACATAAACAGATGTCCAGAATTGGAGTCACTACCATCGAGGGGCCTGCCCTCCAGCCTAAATATTCTTTGCATCACTTTTTGTGACAAAATCACTCCACAGAGAGCTTGGGAATTAGATAAACTGGATTCTCTTGGTCATTTTGAGATTGAAGGTGGATGCAAAGGACTGTTGTCATTTCCTGAGGATGGTTTGCTGCCAACCAATCTTAAATCTCTACGCATCAGTAGACTTTCGAATCTCAAATGCCTGGATGAGAATGGGCTTCAACAACTCACCTCGCTTCAAACTCTAGAAATAAACTGTTGTAACGAGCTTCGTTCCTTGCCAGAAGATGGGCTGCCTTACTCCCTGTCTTTTCTAAGAATTACAGACTGTTCTTTACTAAACCAGAAGCTTcaaaagaggaaaggaaaggaatgGTTGAAGATAGCTCATATTGCTTCCATCCATGTTGATGAG TGA
- the LOC18587392 gene encoding putative disease resistance protein At3g14460, with product MHDLLNDLAQQIAGEFTFKLEDESLPLNPERVRHLSCIPNRDEAPDKFEAFYEVFNRLRTFLPLRSSPNSSRVPLTPIISNSLFPGSDDKRNSDDRRRNLLTETDDRKKTLFPESSRLRVLSLSPYHITNLPESIGNLKHLRYLDLSHTEIRSLHDRVCSLYNLETLKLSSCFQLTQLPQDMRNLTKLEHLDIKGSKVKEMPPQFGNLRSLQSLTTFVVSTNTSASRISELKKLSLLRGTLSIEGLQNVFQTADASVANLEGKKYLDELIFQWAPGTHLAHYETEVLDKLRPHEYLKKLRIRHFGGSKLPDWLGDAIFSQMVSLHLVDCENCSSLPPLGQLPCLQELYIVRMRRLRCVGSEFYGSNLKPFRSLEILQFETMPYWQEWLPSSNEGGFPSLQELTVYNCSKLAGNLPNHLPSLVKLHIIECRKLKFFHPNGRNQYSKLEHLHIRSSCCDLETFSLDCFTRLVKLKLQGCIFLRSIELQSEHEHLTFLRKLKIEDCPILEIFSGRGLLSLQKLKISGCSNLSSFGEAGLPTNLQSFCFEQCRRLPPRDAWGLQNMASLIFFEFDGVKYHEE from the coding sequence ATGCATGACCTTCTGAATGATTTAGCTCAACAAATAGCAGGAGAGTTCACTTTCAAACTTGAGGATGAAAGCTTACCCTTAAACCCAGAAAGAGTTCGCCATTTATCATGCATACCAAATCGTGATGAAGCCCCCGACAAATTTGAGGCCTTTTATGAAGTATTCAACCGTTTGCGAACCTTCCTACCGCTGAGATCGTCACCCAATTCCAGTAGGGTTCCTTTGACTCCTATAATCTCTAATAGCTTATTTCCAGGATCTGATGATAAAAGGAACTCCGATGATAGAAGAAGGAACTTGCTGACAGAGACTGATGATAGAAAAAAAACCTTGTTTCCAGAATCCAGTCGCCTGCGTGTATTGTCATTATCTCCTTATCATATCACTAACCTGCCTGAGTCAATTGGCAACTTAAAACATCTACGCTACTTGGACCTTTCCCACACTGAAATTCGAAGTCTGCATGATAGAGTTTGTTCTCTGTATAATTTAGAGACATTGAAGTTGTCaagttgtttccaacttaCCCAGTTGCCTCAAGACATGCGGAATCTTACTAAATTGGAGCATCTTGATATTAAAGGATCAAAGGTGAAGGAGATGCCACCACAATTCGGTAATTTGAGAAGTCTCCAGTCGTTGACTACGTTTGTCGTGAGCACAAATACTAGCGCATCAAGAATTAGTGAGTTGAAGAAACTTTCTCTCCTTCGTGGTACTCTTTCCATTGAGGGCCTGCAAAATGTTTTTCAAACAGCAGATGCCTCAGTGGCCAATTTGGAGGGTAAAAAGTACCTTGATGAGTTGATTTTTCAGTGGGCACCTGGTACTCATCTTGCACATTATGAAACTGAGGTGCTTGACAAGTTACGGCCTCATGAATATTTGAAGAAGCTCCGCATCAGACACTTTGGTGGTTCAAAACTTCCAGACTGGTTAGGGGATGCCATTTTCTCCCAAATGGTGTCCCTGCATCTTGTTGATTGTGAAAACTGCTCCTCACTGCCGCCGCTTGGGCAACTACCTTGTCTACAAGAGCTTTACATCGTACGAATGAGACGACTACGATGCGTGGGCTCTGAATTTTATGGAAGCAATCTCAAGCCATTCAGGTCCCTGGAAATTTTGCAGTTTGAGACAATGCCATATTGGCAAGAATGGTTACCTTCCTCTAATGAAGGCGGATTTCCTTCCCTCCAAGAGCTCACAGTCTACAACTGTTCCAAACTGGCTGGGAATCTACCGAACCATCTTCCGTCCCTGGTAAAGCTTCATATAATTGAATGTAGGAAACTGAAATTCTTTCATCCGAATGGGAGAAACCAATACTCTAAGCTTGAGCATTTGCACATAAGGAGTAGCTGTTGTGACCTGGAAACTTTTTCCTTGGACTGCTTCACCAGACTTGTAAAGCTTAAACTCCAGGGTTGCATATTTCTTAGATCCATCGAACTGCAAAGCGAGCATGAgcatctcacatttcttcgAAAGTTGAAAATTGAAGACTGCCCCATTCTGGAAATCTTCTCTGGAAGAGGGTTGCTATCtctccaaaaattaaaaatatctgGTTGCTCAAATCTCTCTAGTTTTGGGGAAGCTGGTCTGCCAACCAATCTTCagtcattttgttttgagCAATGCCGGAGGCTCCCACCACGGGATGCTTGGGGACTGCAAAATATGGCCTCACTCATATTTTTTGAGTTTGATGGTGTTAAGTACCACGAAGAGTAA
- the LOC18587395 gene encoding uncharacterized protein LOC18587395 — MEAIQSWVSEHKLTSIGAIWASAIGASLAYNTRARTPLKPSLRLIHARMHAQALTLAVLSGAAAYHYYEKSSSKEEKVTNA, encoded by the exons ATGGAGGCAATTCAGTCTTGGGTTTCAGAGCACAAGCTCACCAGCATTG GAGCTATCTGGGCTTCAGCTATTGGGGCATCACTGGCTTATAATACTCGTGCAAGGACTCCTCTTAAGCCAAGTCTGAGGCTTATTCATGCCAG gATGCATGCACAAGCCTTAACCCTGGCGGTGCTGTCTGGTGCAGCAGCTTATCATTACTATGAGAAGAGTAGCAGCAAGGAAGAGAAGGTCACCAATGCCTAA
- the LOC18587394 gene encoding putative disease resistance RPP13-like protein 1 — protein MVLEVALAVGGAFLSSFLSVLFEKMASPQFLNLLKQQKLKRDLWQNLEILLLTVDKVLADAEDKQIKNPSVRKWLDMLKDAAYDAEDLLDAIATEDKRGRLDRDKKVQFNARLEHLHQKLKDIAAQKDALSLKESYGGRPVPRLPTTSLVDESEVCFREDVKDQILDFLVSVAKDEDKVPVVAIEGMGGIGKTTLAQFLFNDERVKSYFDLRTWAYVSEEFDVFKVTKTIFESIILWHCNISDLNALQLVLGKRLMGRRFLLVLDDVWNESFVDWDLLRRPFQDGAPGSKIIVTTRSQNVSFTMRSVLVHHLQPLPDEDCWSLFAKHAFKNKGSGEDPTLKAIGKKIVEKCKGLPLAANTLGGLLRYKVEAEDWYNVLNSKIWDLPNEKSSILPALRLSYYHLPSHLKRSFAYCSIYPKGLEFEKGNLVRLWIAEGLVLQPNGQRRMEDVGGQYFDELLSRSLFQQSSCNNSCFEMHDLVNDLAQDVAGEFCFKFEDGSLPHRPERVRHLSCIPKQDEAPEKFEAFYGVFKSLRTFLPLRLSNSGKVFLNPIVLKNLFPVSGCLRVLSLSPYHVTKLPDSISNLKHLRYLDLSHTDIQNLPEGLGSLYNLETLNLSHCHSLTQLPANTGNLTKLEHLDIRGTAVTEMPENFGNLKCLQFLSGFFVSRNSESRISELKDLSLLFGTLSILGLQNVFQPEDASKANLKDKKYLNELILKWATYDTHNATEVLEKLCPHENLKKLHIERFGGTRLPEWLGDALFSKVESLQLVDCGNCSSLPSLGQLPSLKELHIVRMKVVQEVGDEFYGNDVLPFKSLETLLFRGMLDWQRWLPFKDGAFPSLQQLIVHKCPKLTGCLPSLLPSLVTLDIYECKKLEFLHPNGTNQYSALERLYIRKSCEDLISLPLGSLTKLRKIKLQDCKFLRSVGMPQDCHEDLKFLRKLKIKNCDDLGTFDARGLSSLQKLKIVHCSNLFTFGEGGLPSSLQSISIRNCKNLPPQETWGLEGMGSLRHCEVN, from the coding sequence ATGGTTTTGGAAGTGGCATTGGCTGTTGGAGGGGCATTTCTCTCCTCATTTCTGAGTGTACTGTTCGAGAAGATGGCTTCTCCTCAGTTCCTGAACCTGCTCAAGCAACAGAAACTCAAACGTGATCTCTGGCAGAACCTGGAGATACTGCTGCTTACGGTCGATAAGGTGCTGGCTGACGCTGAGGACAAGCAAATCAAGAACCCTTCTGTGAGAAAGTGGCTGGACATGCTCAAGGACGCTGCCTATGATGCTGAGGATCTACTAGATGCAATCGCAACTGAAGATAAGAGGGGTCGTTTGGATCGAGATAAGAAAGTGCAGTTCAACGCTCGCCTTGAACATCTTCATCAGAAACTAAAAGACATAGCTGCACAGAAGGATGCCCTTAGTTTGAAAGAGAGTTACGGAGGGAGACCAGTCCCGAGATTGCCCACAACTTCCTTGGTCGATGAATCGGAAGTATGCTTTAGAGAAGATGTCAAAGACCAGATTCTTGATTTTCTGGTATCAGTTGCCAAGGATGAGGATAAAGTTCCTGTCGTTGCAATCGAAGGTATGGGTGGGATCGGTAAGACAACCCTGGCTCAATTTTTGTTCAATGATGAAAGGGTGAAGAGCTACTTTGATTTGAGAACATGGGCTTATGTTTCTGAAGAGTTTGATGTTTTCAAGGTGACCAAAACAATTTTCGAGTCAATTATATTGTGGCATTGTAATATCAGTGATTTGAATGCACTCCAGCTTGTGTTGGGGAAGAGACTGATGGGAAGGAGATTTCTGCTTGTCCTAGACGATGTTTGGAATGAGAGTTTTGTTGATTGGGATCTTCTGAGAAGACCCTTTCAAGATGGGGCTCCTGGAAGCAAGATTATTGTGACAACCCGCAGTCAAAATGTCTCATTCACCATGCGGTCTGTTCTTGTTCATCATCTGCAGCCCTTACCTGACGAGGATTGCTGGTCATTATTTGCAAAACACGCATTCAAGAACAAGGGCTCGGGTGAAGATCCAACCTTGAAAGCAATTGGTAAAAAGATTGTGGAAAAATGCAAAGGCCTTCCTTTAGCTGCTAACACGCTTGGGGGTCTCTTGCGTTATAAGGTGGAGGCGGAGGATTGGTACAATGTGTTGAACAGTAAAATATGGGATCTACCCAATGAGAAGAGCAGCATTTTGCCTGCTTTAAGGTTGAGCTACTACCATCTCCCTTCTCACCTAAAGCGGTCCTTTGCTTATTGCTCCATATATCCTAAGGgacttgaatttgaaaagGGGAACTTAGTTCGACTTTGGATAGCAGAGGGGTTAGTGCTTCAGCCAAACGGCCAAAGAAGAATGGAGGACGTGGGTGGACAGTACTTTGATGAGCTATTATCAAGGTCATTGTTCCAGCAATCGAGTTGTAACAATTCATGTTTTGAAATGCATGATCTTGTCAATGACTTAGCTCAAGATGTAGCAGGGgaattttgttttaagtttGAGGATGGCAGCTTACCTCATAGACCTGAAAGGGTTCGCCATTTATCCTGTATTCCTAAGCAAGATGAAGCCCCTGAAAAATTTGAGGCCTTTTATGGAGTATTCAAGAGTTTACGGACCTTTTTACCACTCCGATTATCAAACTCTGGTAAGGTTTTTCTAAATCCAATAGTGCTTAAGAATTTGTTTCCAGTATCAGGTTGCTTGCGTGTATTGTCATTATCACCTTATCATGTAACTAAGTTGCCTGATTCAATTAGCAACTTAAAGCATCTACGCTATTTGGACCTTTCTCACACTGATATTCAGAATTTGCCTGAAGGACTGGGTTCTTTGTATAATCTAGAGACATTGAATTTGTCACATTGTCATAGTCTCACACAGTTGCCTGCAAATACGGGGAACCTTACAAAATTAGAGCATCTTGATATTAGGGGGACTGCAGTGACGGAGATGCCAGAAAATTTTGGTAATTTGAAATGTCTCCAGTTTTTGAGTGGTTTTTTTGTGAGCAGAAACAGTGAGTCAAGGATTAGTGAGTTGAAGGACCTGTCTCTACTCTTTGGTACCCTTTCGATTTTGGGGCTCCAGAATGTGTTTCAACCAGAAGATGCCTCGAAGGCCAATTTGAAGGACAAGAAATACCTTAACGAGTTAATTCTCAAGTGGGCTACTTATGATACACATAATGCAACTGAGGTACTCGAAAAGCTGTGTCCTcatgaaaatttgaagaagcTCCACATTGAACGCTTTGGGGGTACAAGACTCCCTGAATGGTTAGGGGATGCTTTATTCTCCAAAGTAGAGTCTCTACAACTTGTTGATTGTGGAAATTGCTCATCCTTGCCATCTCTTGGACAGCTACCCTCTCTCAAAGAACTCCACATTGTACGAATGAAAGTAGTGCAGGAGGTAGGTGATGAGTTCTATGGAAACGATGTCCTGCCATTCAAATCCTTGGAAACTTTGCTGTTTCGAGGAATGCTGGATTGGCAGCGGTGGTTGCCTTTCAAAGACGGTGCATTCCCTTCCCTCCAGCAACTCATTGTGCATAAATGTCCGAAACTGACAGGGTGTTTGCCCAGCCTTCTTCCTTCCTTGGTGACGCTTGACATCTATGAATGTAAGAAACTAGAATTTCTTCATCCGAATGGAACAAATCAATATTCTGCGCTCGAGCGTTTGTACATTAGGAAGAGCTGTGAGGATCTCATATCATTACCATTAGGCTCCCTAACCAAACTCCGAAAGATTAAACTCCAGGATTGCAAATTTCTTAGATCTGTTGGGATGCCACAGGACTGTCACGAGGATCTCAAATTCCTACGAAAGTTGAAAATTAAGAACTGCGATGATCTGGGAACCTTTGATGCAAGAGGGTTGTCATCTCTCCAGAAGCTAAAGATAGTTCATTGCTCAAATCTCTTTACATTTGGGGAGGGTGGTTTGCCATCTAGTCTtcaatcaatttcaattaGGAACTGCAAGAATCTACCACCCCAAGAAACATGGGGACTGGAAGGCATGGGATCACTCAGGCACTGTGAGGTTAATTAA